The proteins below are encoded in one region of Equus caballus isolate H_3958 breed thoroughbred chromosome 16, TB-T2T, whole genome shotgun sequence:
- the SH3BP5 gene encoding SH3 domain-binding protein 5 isoform X3, translating into MLNHATQRVMEAEQTKTRSELVHKETAARYNAAMGRMRQLEKKLKRAINKSKPYFELKAKYYVQLEQLKKTVDDLQAKLALAKGEYKTALKNLEMISDEIHERRRSSAMGPRGCGVGAEGSSTSVEDLAGGKPEPDAVSVASEAFEDDNCSNFVSEDDSETQSVSSFSSGPMSPSEMPDRFPAVARPGSLDLPSPVSLSEFGLMFPVLGPRSECSGASSPECEVERGDRAEGAENKTSDKANNNRGLSNSSGGGKSQSSSSPEGQALESRMKRLSLQCAKGRDGILADLKVVQIG; encoded by the exons GTCATGGAGGCAGAACAGACCAAGACGAGGAGTGAGCTGGTGCACAAGGAGACGGCGGCCAGGTACAACGCGGCTATGGGCCGCATGCGGCAGCTGGAGAAGAAACTCAAGAGAGCCATCAACAAGTCCAA GCCTTATTTTGAACTCAAAGCGAAGTACTACGTGCAGCTTGAG CAACTGAAGAAGACTGTGGACgacctgcaggccaaactggccCTGGCGAAAGGCGAGTATAAGACAGCCCTGAAGAACCTGGAGATGATCTCAGACGAGATCCACGAGCGGCGGCGTTCCAGCGCCATGGGGCCCCGCGGCTGCGGCGTCGGGGCCGAGGGCAGCAGCACGTCCGTGGAGGACCTGGCGGGGGGCAAGCCTGAGCCGGACGCCGTTTCTG TGGCCTCTGAGGCCTTTGAAGATGACAACTGCAGCAACTTTGTGTCTGAAGATGACTCAGAAACCCAGTCTGTGTCCAGCTTTAGTTCAGGACCAATGAGCCCATCCGAGATGCCCGACCGATTCCCTGCAGTCGCGAGGCCTGGGAGCCTGGATCTGCCAAGCCCCGTGTCCCTGTCAGAGTTTGGGCTGATGTTCCCGGTGTTGGGCCCTCGAAGCGAATGCAGTGGGGCCTCCTCCCCTGAGTGTGAGGTAGAACGAG GAGACAGGGCAGAAGGGGCAGAGAATAAAACGAGTGACAAAGCCAACAACAATCGGGGTCTCAGCAACAGCAGTGGTGGTGGCAAGAGCCAAAGCAGCAGCTCCCCTGAGGGCCAGGCCTTGGAGAGCAGGATGAAGCGGCTCTCCCTCCAGTGCGCAAAGGGAAGAGACGGCATTCTTGCTGACCTAAAAGTCGTGCAGATCGGCTGA